In the Aneurinibacillus soli genome, one interval contains:
- a CDS encoding DUF881 domain-containing protein yields MTKSLKVRRIHVYLSSVLLMFGFIAAYSVQVTDRSNREVGDRADSEWKQKVLMNEKIIHEKETNEILQERLQKLRTEVNTKEKDLSERQAISQQVLHELEMLRMQAGLTPVVGQGVTVTLEDSKTARDFKNVADGIVHDQNLRDVVNELFAAGAEGIAINDQRLVSGSSVRCVGPTIIVNDIKLAPPFVIRAIGEKETLVSALKMPGGIIDGLKQRTIGVTISESNRIELPAYVGENDEKKAISLREESNGEGGKK; encoded by the coding sequence GTGACAAAAAGTCTTAAAGTGCGGCGTATTCATGTGTATTTAAGTAGTGTGCTGCTTATGTTCGGTTTTATTGCTGCCTATTCTGTGCAGGTAACAGACCGGAGTAATCGGGAAGTAGGAGATCGGGCAGACAGTGAATGGAAACAAAAGGTTCTCATGAATGAGAAAATCATTCATGAGAAAGAAACAAATGAAATACTGCAAGAGCGTCTGCAAAAGCTGCGTACAGAAGTAAATACAAAAGAAAAAGATTTGTCAGAGCGCCAGGCGATCTCCCAGCAGGTATTGCATGAACTTGAAATGCTGCGGATGCAGGCGGGGCTGACCCCGGTTGTTGGACAGGGTGTGACGGTTACGCTTGAAGACAGTAAAACAGCCCGTGATTTCAAAAACGTTGCGGATGGCATTGTACACGACCAAAATTTGCGCGATGTAGTGAATGAACTGTTTGCGGCAGGGGCAGAAGGAATTGCGATCAATGATCAACGCCTTGTTAGTGGATCAAGTGTCCGCTGTGTGGGTCCAACCATTATCGTCAATGACATTAAGCTGGCGCCGCCGTTCGTCATCCGGGCAATCGGTGAGAAGGAAACACTCGTATCAGCGTTGAAAATGCCGGGTGGGATTATTGATGGGTTAAAACAGCGGACAATCGGCGTAACGATCAGTGAGTCCAATCGAATCGAACTGCCG
- a CDS encoding cell division protein FtsQ/DivIB yields the protein MAKLEKVPHLRQEKRKKNTNRQILVLMLLFFLIVLLVLFFRSSMSRVQDISVTGTEIVKADEVVKQSQVKLNMQYLFVDTDKVSTSIKNSIPAIDTVHVEKSFPGKVRIIVKEKPRVALWMDARGTLYPVTAMGDILKEYANPGDSVDKPIIRQWQTAALLPTFAAELAKMDQGVRQQISEISHQPSASDPEKVILFMKDGYEVHTTVTNFAQNMAWYPSFVQSLKREGRTEGIINLSEVKWFEPYKQQQKQGKSDKKS from the coding sequence ATGGCCAAGCTTGAAAAAGTGCCGCATCTGCGGCAGGAGAAGCGAAAGAAAAACACGAACCGCCAAATACTTGTGCTGATGCTGTTGTTTTTTCTCATCGTATTGCTCGTACTTTTCTTTCGCTCATCCATGAGCCGGGTGCAGGATATTTCGGTAACCGGTACGGAGATTGTTAAAGCTGATGAAGTGGTGAAGCAATCGCAGGTCAAATTGAATATGCAGTATTTATTTGTGGACACAGATAAGGTATCTACTTCTATTAAAAACAGCATTCCGGCGATTGATACAGTTCATGTCGAGAAATCGTTTCCCGGGAAAGTACGTATTATCGTAAAAGAAAAACCGCGTGTAGCACTATGGATGGATGCGCGTGGAACGCTCTATCCTGTCACAGCCATGGGTGATATTTTAAAAGAGTATGCGAATCCAGGTGACTCTGTGGACAAGCCAATCATTCGCCAGTGGCAGACCGCAGCGCTTTTGCCGACATTTGCAGCGGAACTGGCAAAAATGGATCAGGGGGTTAGACAGCAGATCTCAGAGATTAGCCATCAGCCGTCCGCAAGTGATCCCGAAAAAGTTATTCTATTTATGAAAGATGGCTACGAAGTACATACGACTGTTACTAATTTTGCACAAAATATGGCCTGGTATCCTTCCTTCGTTCAAAGCTTGAAGCGGGAGGGACGCACAGAAGGGATTATCAATCTTTCAGAGGTGAAGTGGTTTGAACCGTACAAACAGCAGCAAAAGCAGGGGAAAAGTGACAAAAAGTCTTAA